In Rhodothermia bacterium, one DNA window encodes the following:
- a CDS encoding Signal peptidase-like protein, whose product MACGSCGTGGCETGGCSSGGCGVKKEAGSCPSMFAHDWLNVVDLERPGTEFGVYEVLFKAGRRGFYANNNNLDLSIGDPVLVEADRGVDYGTINLTGEMVRLRLKSKKTDPTTAFPAIIRTATLEDIEHAEKRAERESASFTMCRELIDKHELTMRLVDVEWQFDGNKVTFFFTSDKRVDFRKLVRDLAARLSTRIELRQIGARDAAARVGGLGSCGRELCCSTWLQEFKPVSTTAAKFQSLPLNLTRLSGQCGRLKCCLNYELEQYIEALNEYPDIGISFNSPNGRAYITKLDIFKQLVWFELQDGSFDAMPLTEIRKILRMDTPEGHARAKRRVFGQGGQEEEELRKLED is encoded by the coding sequence ATGGCTTGTGGATCATGCGGAACGGGCGGTTGTGAAACTGGAGGATGTAGCAGCGGTGGCTGCGGTGTAAAAAAGGAGGCTGGCTCGTGCCCGTCGATGTTTGCCCACGATTGGTTAAATGTGGTGGATTTGGAACGCCCCGGAACCGAGTTTGGGGTGTATGAGGTTCTGTTTAAGGCAGGCAGGAGAGGCTTTTATGCCAATAATAATAACTTAGATTTATCCATCGGAGACCCCGTTTTGGTTGAGGCGGATCGTGGCGTGGATTATGGAACCATCAACCTAACAGGGGAAATGGTTCGCTTACGGCTGAAATCCAAAAAAACCGACCCAACCACGGCTTTTCCCGCGATTATTCGGACGGCAACCCTCGAAGACATTGAACATGCCGAAAAACGTGCCGAACGCGAAAGCGCTTCTTTTACCATGTGTAGGGAATTGATTGATAAACATGAGTTGACCATGCGGCTTGTGGATGTGGAATGGCAGTTCGATGGCAATAAAGTCACCTTCTTTTTTACTTCGGACAAACGGGTTGACTTCCGGAAATTGGTGCGTGACCTTGCTGCTCGACTTTCCACCCGGATCGAACTCCGGCAAATTGGGGCGCGTGATGCCGCAGCGCGGGTGGGTGGACTTGGGTCGTGCGGGCGTGAACTTTGTTGTTCTACATGGTTACAAGAGTTTAAACCCGTTTCTACAACAGCCGCAAAATTCCAAAGCTTGCCCCTCAATTTAACACGGCTTAGTGGGCAATGCGGTCGTCTGAAATGTTGTCTGAACTACGAGTTGGAACAATACATCGAGGCACTAAACGAATATCCAGACATTGGCATATCCTTCAATAGCCCAAATGGACGTGCTTATATTACCAAATTAGACATCTTTAAACAATTGGTCTGGTTTGAATTACAAGACGGCAGTTTTGATGCCATGCCTCTTACCGAAATTCGGAAAATCCTCCGAATGGATACGCCCGAAGGCCATGCCCGCGCCAAACGACGTGTCTTTGGACAAGGTGGACAAGAAGAAGAGGAACTCCGTAAATTAGAAGACTAA
- a CDS encoding Smr/MutS family protein, giving the protein MRWEDDGAKVTLDLHGVRVDDAEAIVFRALRLATQYGRISMKVIHGSSTSETLYRNRTIKYALYDLIESGDLDNYISDELYSESFCTLILHHSSKEPNVKRINPFEVFR; this is encoded by the coding sequence ATGCGTTGGGAAGATGATGGTGCTAAAGTGACTTTAGACCTCCACGGTGTTCGGGTGGACGATGCCGAGGCCATTGTTTTTCGTGCTTTGCGCTTGGCAACACAATATGGCCGAATAAGCATGAAGGTGATTCACGGTAGTTCTACCAGCGAAACGTTATATCGAAATCGAACCATTAAATATGCGCTTTACGACCTGATTGAGTCGGGAGATTTGGATAATTATATCTCAGACGAATTGTACAGCGAAAGTTTTTGTACCCTGATTTTGCACCACTCTTCTAAAGAACCAAACGTAAAGCGTATTAATCCGTTTGAGGTTTTTCGTTAA
- a CDS encoding cob(I)yrinic acid a,c-diamide adenosyltransferase, producing the protein MKIYTRTGDDGTTGLFGAGRVSKDHPRIAAYGTVDELNAVLGLCLAQWSSEHPNDRLSQVLHQLQNELFVVGGDLASPEETSYPVPRITAKEIATLEREIDAFDIELSPLRNFILPGGHLVAASLHIARTICRRAERTVVLLSQQEPGVLLVGQYLNRLSDLLFTLARWVNVTTLTPETPWTPIPKKDAQSS; encoded by the coding sequence ATGAAAATATATACACGCACTGGTGATGATGGCACTACTGGCTTGTTTGGTGCAGGAAGGGTGAGTAAAGATCACCCAAGAATTGCCGCTTATGGTACGGTAGATGAATTAAATGCCGTTTTAGGACTGTGTTTGGCGCAGTGGTCGTCCGAACATCCAAATGACCGCCTAAGCCAAGTTTTGCATCAACTCCAAAATGAACTCTTTGTGGTTGGAGGGGACTTAGCCTCGCCCGAAGAAACGAGTTATCCCGTTCCACGCATTACGGCGAAAGAAATTGCCACATTAGAGCGAGAAATTGACGCTTTTGATATAGAACTTTCACCGCTACGTAACTTTATCCTCCCCGGTGGGCATTTAGTCGCGGCAAGCCTACACATTGCCCGAACAATTTGCCGGCGTGCAGAACGAACGGTCGTCTTGCTTTCGCAGCAAGAACCCGGTGTTCTCTTGGTGGGGCAATACCTGAATCGCCTTTCGGATTTGTTGTTTACGTTAGCTCGATGGGTGAATGTGACGACACTGACCCCAGAAACCCCTTGGACGCCCATTCCGAAAAAAGACGCCCAATCTTCATGA
- the carA gene encoding glutamine-hydrolyzing carbamoyl-phosphate synthase small subunit yields MNETAKLALSDGTIVTGVARGFRGETTGELCFNTSMTGYQEIATDPSYVGQIMMMTYPHIGNYGAADRDLEAVKVMISGLVVRSFSDEYSNPRADESFDRFLKRHKVVAISGIDTRRLVRHIRERGVMNAIISSVDLDDERLVEKARRVPSMDGLELASRVSTATAYDFCSGQGPRIAVFDFGCKLNILRSFQNRNCTVRIFPHDTPLTEVLDWKPEGLFFSNGPGDPRAMPEQIRVAQAAAQTGIPMFGICLGHQVMALASGLEVYKMYVGHRGANHPVKNLVSGHVEISTQNHGFAVDKASIVKNIADITHINLNDQTVEGLRFRQFKGFSVQYHPEASPGPHDSQYLFDQFLADITDVKMKTGVA; encoded by the coding sequence ATGAACGAAACGGCAAAATTGGCACTCTCGGATGGAACTATTGTGACGGGGGTTGCACGAGGCTTTCGTGGAGAAACCACAGGCGAGCTTTGTTTTAATACCAGCATGACGGGCTATCAGGAAATTGCAACCGATCCGAGCTATGTGGGGCAAATCATGATGATGACCTATCCGCATATTGGAAATTACGGAGCCGCTGACCGCGATTTGGAGGCTGTAAAGGTGATGATCTCCGGTTTGGTGGTTCGATCTTTCTCCGACGAGTACTCGAATCCGCGAGCGGATGAATCGTTTGATCGGTTTTTGAAACGGCATAAAGTGGTGGCCATTTCGGGAATTGATACGCGCCGTCTTGTGCGTCATATCCGAGAACGAGGTGTGATGAATGCCATAATTTCATCGGTAGATTTGGACGATGAACGTCTGGTCGAAAAAGCACGCCGTGTGCCTTCTATGGATGGATTGGAGTTGGCAAGCCGTGTTTCTACGGCCACTGCCTATGATTTTTGTAGCGGACAGGGGCCACGTATTGCGGTTTTTGACTTTGGGTGCAAGTTGAATATTTTACGTTCTTTTCAAAACCGGAACTGCACCGTAAGAATTTTTCCGCATGATACGCCGTTGACCGAGGTTTTAGATTGGAAGCCGGAGGGCTTGTTTTTCTCGAATGGCCCCGGTGATCCAAGGGCAATGCCAGAGCAAATTAGGGTGGCTCAAGCGGCTGCCCAGACGGGAATCCCGATGTTTGGCATTTGTCTCGGACACCAAGTGATGGCACTTGCAAGCGGTTTGGAGGTCTATAAGATGTATGTGGGGCATCGCGGTGCAAATCATCCGGTTAAAAATCTTGTTTCGGGGCATGTAGAGATTTCGACGCAAAATCATGGCTTTGCAGTAGATAAAGCCTCTATCGTCAAAAATATCGCCGATATTACGCACATCAATTTGAACGATCAGACGGTGGAAGGACTACGCTTCCGTCAATTTAAAGGCTTCTCCGTCCAATATCACCCCGAAGCATCCCCCGGCCCGCACGATAGCCAATACCTGTTCGACCAATTTTTGGCCGATATTACAGATGTGAAAATGAAAACCGGTGTGGCTTGA